Genomic window (Acidobacteriota bacterium):
ATATGTCGTCTCCGAGCTCGCCCGGCGCGTCTATCTGGACAACCTTTTGCTTCAGATTCCCGTCATAGCCGGTGCTTGTTTGCTTGACGACCTGGTCTATTATGGGCTCCACCGTGTGCTGGGTCAGGAGCCGACCGCGCCGGTAACTGTAACGATCGTTAATACGCTGATCGGAACGACGATCGCGGGAACGTTCGTGTATCTGTTGATGCGCGGTCTTTCGACCGATAAGATCCGGCGGCAAAAGCGCGAGTTGTTTGCTCCGCGCCGCCAGACCCGGCGCCGAAACCCAATCCGGCTCGGAAGAAGATGATATTGATTTCGGATTGGTGATTCCGGATTTCGGATTTTCAGTACCGAGATCGTCAATCACAAATCCAAAATCCCAAATCGAGATGAAGATCTACGATCACACGCAAAACTTAAGCATCAGAGTCGGCACGATCCAGATCATTGCGTTCGTGCTGCTGACGATACTCGGCGCGCGGCTTTATTACCTTCAGGTCGTGAAGGGCGAGTATTACGATGAAAAGGCCGAGAACCAGCGCATACGCCTGATTCCGATACCGGCACCGCGCGGGGCGATCTTCGACCGCAACGGCAAGATCCTTGTCGATTCGCGTCCGACCTATAACGTCACTCTCTCGAACGAACCGATCAAGAAGATCGACGTGACCGATCGCATCGACGATTATGCGCGCGGGCTGAACGTCGATCGGCAATACGTTGTCGAGCGTCTCAATTTGATCAAGAAACAAAACGACTTCGAGACGATGGTTCTCAAGGAAAATGCGACCATCGCGGACATAACCTGGGTCGAGGCGCACTCGCTCGAGTACCCGGAACTTCGCATCGAACTGCAGCCGCAACGCGTTTATCCGCTCAAGGAGACTCTCTCGCACGTGCTCGGATACGTCGGTGAGATCAGTCCGAAGCAGCTTGAAAAACCCGAATATCGCGAGAAGGGTTTCCGGCCCGGCACGATCATCGGCAAAGGCGGACTCGAACAGTATTACGACGATTTTCTGCGTGGAAAAGACGGTTATCGAAAAGTAATCGTCGATAGCCGCGGTCGCGTCCAGTCTGAGATCGAGACGATCCCGCCGCAGGCCGGACAGGATCTTATCACCACCATCGATCTCGATCTCCAGATTACGGCGGAGGAGAAACTGGCAGCGACGCCGACGAAACGTGGGACCATCATCGCTCTCGACCCGAACAACGGCGAACTCTTCGCGATGGCTTCGCTGCCGGCGTTCGATCCAAATGTTTTCGTTCAGGGCAGCGCGACGCCTGAGGGCCGAAAACAGATCGCCGCGTACTGGCAGGATGAAAAGCGGCCTCTTTACAATCGCGCGATCCAGGGCCGCTATCCGGCTGGATCAACCTGGAAGATCCCCGAATCGGTCGCCGGACTGCAGCAAGGCGCGATCACCGTCGCACATTCGAACTTGGTGTGCGGCGGCGGCATCACCATCGGAAACAAGTTCACCCGTTGTATGGGAAGCCACGGTTCGCCGCCTCTTGCCTTTGCGATCACCAAATCCTGTGACGGCTATTACTATCGGCTCGGTCTGAAATTGGGGATCGAGGGACTGATCAAAATGGTCGAGACTTTTGATTACGACAAGCGTTCAGGAGTTGATCTGCCGAACGAGAAGATCAGTCAGACGCCCAAGAGCTGGCGGGCGGCGATCGAGAAACGCGAGGGAAAATGGAGCGATATTCGAACGGTTTACGCCTCGATCGGACAGGACACCGTGGTCGTTACCCCGATCTCTATGCTGCGTGCGATCTCAAGCATCGGCGTCCAGGGGCGAATGTATGAACCGCACTTCCTGAAGGAGTTC
Coding sequences:
- the mrdA gene encoding penicillin-binding protein 2 translates to MKIYDHTQNLSIRVGTIQIIAFVLLTILGARLYYLQVVKGEYYDEKAENQRIRLIPIPAPRGAIFDRNGKILVDSRPTYNVTLSNEPIKKIDVTDRIDDYARGLNVDRQYVVERLNLIKKQNDFETMVLKENATIADITWVEAHSLEYPELRIELQPQRVYPLKETLSHVLGYVGEISPKQLEKPEYREKGFRPGTIIGKGGLEQYYDDFLRGKDGYRKVIVDSRGRVQSEIETIPPQAGQDLITTIDLDLQITAEEKLAATPTKRGTIIALDPNNGELFAMASLPAFDPNVFVQGSATPEGRKQIAAYWQDEKRPLYNRAIQGRYPAGSTWKIPESVAGLQQGAITVAHSNLVCGGGITIGNKFTRCMGSHGSPPLAFAITKSCDGYYYRLGLKLGIEGLIKMVETFDYDKRSGVDLPNEKISQTPKSWRAAIEKREGKWSDIRTVYASIGQDTVVVTPISMLRAISSIGVQGRMYEPHFLKEFKPIGAIGNEDERGYIPERPGFGFQHPDPKLIEMTKEQEDLVVKGMWGVVNGGGTAAAIRIPGFEIAGKTGTAQVASLGKDVGGNKDHAWFISFAPAYKPEIAVLALIENVGFGGSFAAPAAKGIYESYLAKRGGATPTPEDVKK
- the mreD gene encoding rod shape-determining protein MreD, with translation MEQVKIIIALIIAIALQWTLRNVAEPLTFIDFPLIIVVYAALQRNAFNALIFGALSGIAVDALSGGLLGANGFSKTLVAYVVSELARRVYLDNLLLQIPVIAGACLLDDLVYYGLHRVLGQEPTAPVTVTIVNTLIGTTIAGTFVYLLMRGLSTDKIRRQKRELFAPRRQTRRRNPIRLGRR